Proteins found in one Acidobacteriota bacterium genomic segment:
- a CDS encoding YifB family Mg chelatase-like AAA ATPase — MPLFKTISAAVFGIDAYTVQVEIDLSPRLESSEKQPPVTMVGLPDATVRESRERIRAAIQNCGYFFPFQRIIVNLAPADIRKEGSGFDLPIAVGILGAVGDIKDRRIEESLLVGELSLDGRLRPVKGALSMALKARDRGIKYLFMPRENSHETAVVTGIDTYAVESLPEVVSLLNADELPPPLKIDVTHLIEETNSHHPDFRDIRGQFHTKRALEVATAGGHNILMIGPPGSGKTMLAKRIAGILPALSFEEALDVTRIHSVAGLTGAQGLVTTRPFRAPHHTISDAGLIGGGSVPRPGEVSLSHNGVLFLDELPEFERNVLEVMRQPIEDGKVTISRAAVSLTFPSRFMLAAAMNPCPCGFYNDPTRECSCSPVQIQRYIARISGPLLDRIDIHVDVPAVKFQDLAGETPGEPSAPIRERVTAVRDRQLKRFAKERTGTERVFCNAQMPPPLIRKFCRVSEESKKLLENAITRMGLSARAYDRILKVSRTIADMEDAADIAPYHVAEAIQYRSLDRSYWM, encoded by the coding sequence ATGCCATTATTTAAGACAATCAGTGCGGCTGTGTTTGGAATTGATGCCTACACAGTGCAGGTCGAAATTGATTTATCACCCCGCCTGGAATCCTCTGAAAAACAGCCACCGGTGACGATGGTCGGGTTGCCGGATGCGACGGTTCGTGAAAGTCGCGAACGGATTCGGGCCGCGATTCAAAACTGCGGATATTTCTTTCCATTTCAACGAATTATCGTCAATTTAGCCCCAGCGGACATTCGCAAGGAAGGTTCGGGTTTTGATCTTCCGATTGCGGTTGGGATTTTAGGTGCTGTCGGTGACATTAAAGATCGGCGGATTGAAGAGTCGCTGCTGGTCGGCGAACTGTCGCTTGACGGACGGTTGCGTCCGGTCAAAGGAGCGCTTTCGATGGCGCTCAAAGCACGTGACCGGGGGATCAAATATCTCTTCATGCCGCGCGAAAACAGCCATGAAACAGCGGTTGTGACTGGCATTGATACCTATGCCGTGGAGTCACTTCCCGAAGTGGTGTCGCTGCTCAATGCTGATGAACTCCCACCACCGCTCAAAATTGATGTCACGCACCTGATCGAAGAAACCAACAGCCATCACCCGGATTTTCGGGATATTCGCGGCCAGTTTCACACCAAACGGGCACTTGAAGTGGCGACAGCGGGAGGTCACAACATTCTCATGATTGGGCCTCCGGGATCTGGCAAAACCATGCTGGCCAAGCGGATTGCGGGCATTTTGCCGGCGCTTTCCTTTGAAGAAGCCCTCGATGTGACGCGCATTCACAGCGTTGCCGGGCTAACCGGAGCGCAAGGGCTGGTGACGACACGTCCATTCCGGGCACCCCACCACACAATCAGCGATGCTGGATTGATTGGGGGCGGCAGTGTTCCTCGACCCGGAGAAGTCAGTCTGTCGCACAACGGCGTGCTCTTTCTCGATGAACTCCCTGAATTTGAACGCAATGTGCTGGAAGTGATGCGTCAGCCGATTGAAGACGGCAAAGTCACAATTTCGCGGGCTGCGGTGTCGCTGACCTTTCCGTCGCGCTTTATGCTGGCAGCGGCGATGAATCCCTGTCCTTGCGGGTTTTACAATGACCCGACGCGCGAGTGCAGTTGCTCTCCGGTGCAGATTCAACGCTACATCGCCCGCATTTCAGGGCCATTGCTGGACCGGATTGACATCCACGTCGATGTGCCAGCCGTGAAATTTCAAGACCTGGCCGGTGAAACTCCGGGTGAGCCATCAGCTCCGATTCGGGAGCGAGTCACAGCGGTTCGTGATCGTCAGCTCAAGCGATTTGCCAAAGAGAGAACTGGTACTGAACGAGTTTTCTGCAACGCCCAGATGCCACCGCCGTTGATTCGCAAGTTTTGTCGAGTATCTGAAGAAAGCAAAAAACTGCTCGAAAACGCCATTACCCGCATGGGGCTTTCGGCGCGGGCCTACGACCGGATTCTCAAAGTCAGCCGCACGATTGCCGACATGGAAGATGCCGCCGACATCGCGCCATATCACGTTGCGGAGGCGATTCAATACCGCAGTCTGGACCGAAGTTACTGGATGTGA
- a CDS encoding extracellular solute-binding protein, whose translation MRRLWKLDWRPVRNLSLAVVLGLALAALAACGGNGKTTLLVYTPHGPELLKEFEKRFEAANPTIDVQFQDLASQDILNRLTLERANPQADVWWGASSLTFDLGVQEGVLEAYKPTWGGLVKPTMHDAQDQWYATYLTPEVIVYNKELVPETEAPKDWDDLLGERWQGKVLIRQPLQSDTMRTIFGAMILRFWATTNGPQGGYDWLKKLDANTKDYTTDGTQLMQKIGRGEGLVTLWNLPDVILHQQKKLPLAFRYPESGTPIVTDGIGIVKGTRNLEAAKRFYEFVTTPESLIFAANQFARVPVRRSDIDLNQLPESMRTDIKELPMDYNLLQKEVKNWMQHWENNIRKRS comes from the coding sequence ATGAGACGACTTTGGAAATTAGACTGGCGACCTGTTCGAAACCTTAGCCTGGCAGTGGTGCTTGGCCTTGCTCTTGCCGCCCTGGCTGCCTGCGGTGGAAACGGGAAAACAACCTTGCTGGTCTACACTCCGCACGGACCAGAACTCCTGAAAGAGTTTGAAAAACGATTTGAAGCGGCGAACCCAACGATTGATGTCCAGTTTCAGGATCTGGCGTCTCAGGACATTCTGAACCGGCTCACGTTGGAACGCGCCAACCCACAGGCTGACGTCTGGTGGGGGGCGTCGTCGCTTACTTTTGACCTTGGTGTCCAGGAAGGAGTACTTGAAGCCTATAAACCGACCTGGGGCGGGCTCGTCAAACCGACCATGCACGATGCGCAGGATCAGTGGTATGCCACCTATTTGACGCCGGAAGTGATTGTCTACAACAAAGAATTAGTTCCCGAAACTGAGGCTCCAAAAGATTGGGATGACCTGCTGGGCGAACGCTGGCAAGGTAAAGTTTTGATCCGGCAACCACTTCAATCCGACACCATGCGGACAATCTTCGGGGCGATGATTCTGCGATTTTGGGCTACGACCAATGGTCCGCAGGGTGGCTATGACTGGCTGAAAAAATTGGATGCCAACACCAAAGACTACACCACGGATGGCACTCAACTTATGCAGAAAATCGGGCGCGGCGAAGGACTCGTCACGCTCTGGAACCTGCCGGACGTGATCCTGCATCAACAGAAAAAATTGCCGCTTGCCTTCCGCTACCCGGAAAGCGGGACGCCGATTGTGACGGATGGGATTGGAATTGTGAAAGGAACTCGCAATTTGGAAGCCGCCAAACGGTTCTACGAATTTGTCACCACCCCCGAAAGTCTCATCTTTGCCGCCAACCAGTTTGCTCGCGTCCCGGTTCGCCGTAGTGATATCGATCTGAACCAGTTGCCTGAATCAATGCGCACCGACATTAAAGAACTACCGATGGATTACAACCTGCTTCAAAAAGAAGTGAAAAACTGGATGCAGCACTGGGAAAATAACATCCGGAAGCGAAGCTGA
- a CDS encoding enoyl-CoA hydratase/isomerase family protein, whose product MEGTSPFTHIQFAVSNRVAYIVLNRPPMNVLTIKLMREINNALDLISKMRPGEVCAVVFVAAPGSTAFSAGAAVEEHRPEIVYQMIQEFHNIYRNLNFLGKPVVGVVNGQALGGGCELVAFCDLVLAVPTAKFAQPEIRLGVYPPMAAILLPKIIGVRRTAQMLLTGEVLDAQDAQRLGLINYIVAEDQLATKTEELLNVLRNFSGPVLEATRRAIHTATHHDVEEIMEKLEDQYLNQLMNLHDTREGLEAFLNKRKPVWQHK is encoded by the coding sequence ATGGAAGGCACTTCTCCTTTTACCCATATTCAGTTTGCCGTTTCCAATCGTGTGGCCTATATCGTGCTCAATCGCCCGCCAATGAATGTGCTGACGATCAAATTGATGCGCGAAATCAATAATGCCCTGGATCTGATCAGCAAGATGCGGCCTGGGGAAGTGTGCGCCGTGGTGTTTGTGGCAGCGCCTGGGTCAACCGCTTTTTCAGCCGGGGCGGCGGTCGAAGAGCATCGCCCCGAGATCGTCTATCAGATGATCCAGGAATTTCACAACATTTATCGAAATTTGAATTTTTTGGGGAAACCCGTGGTTGGGGTCGTCAACGGTCAGGCACTCGGTGGTGGATGTGAACTGGTGGCATTTTGTGATCTGGTACTGGCTGTGCCAACCGCCAAGTTTGCCCAGCCCGAAATTCGGCTTGGCGTGTATCCGCCGATGGCTGCGATTCTGCTTCCTAAAATTATTGGGGTTCGGCGGACGGCACAGATGCTTTTAACTGGAGAAGTGCTGGATGCCCAGGACGCTCAACGACTGGGCCTGATCAATTACATTGTCGCTGAAGATCAATTGGCCACTAAAACCGAAGAACTCCTCAATGTCCTGCGCAATTTTAGCGGGCCGGTGCTCGAAGCCACCCGCCGGGCGATCCATACGGCTACACATCACGATGTTGAGGAAATTATGGAAAAGCTCGAAGACCAGTATTTAAATCAGTTGATGAACCTCCACGATACCCGCGAAGGACTCGAAGCCTTTCTCAACAAACGCAAACCGGTCTGGCAGCACAAGTAA
- a CDS encoding AccI family restriction endonuclease, producing MHCFELDLCVATEDIKLDFTGFPFLPWSDYLLNPRRLRGSDFLMRWSQGVWSEERVTQAVNQTEHYFALPYGPSGTAPDDDPRKFELYFERLEEAGLGKVKRPDLLIFPKAEAPLINSVVTDLGGVKELPFIPETNERIKTILSKALIAIECENSLWRANKMPNYNTPLTPQRRLAGKPGLKKAAVLPTVIVKGEDLHPLRSWQDQTGVNIHIWHIFYDLAFGISLNRVNELIADGLIEPTTQVFQAPGGATTKKTIYKIYHHYAYLLGQAEQEPELKPMHIEDSNGHILPFVKFEGGSLVLSQECLQVLGGIREEKANG from the coding sequence ATGCATTGCTTTGAATTAGATCTATGTGTGGCTACAGAAGACATTAAGTTAGATTTCACAGGTTTTCCTTTCCTTCCATGGTCAGACTATCTGTTAAACCCACGTCGTCTTCGGGGAAGTGATTTTCTAATGCGTTGGTCACAAGGCGTTTGGAGTGAAGAGCGAGTCACACAGGCGGTCAATCAAACAGAACATTATTTTGCTTTACCATATGGCCCTAGTGGAACTGCACCTGACGATGATCCACGAAAGTTTGAACTTTATTTTGAACGATTGGAGGAAGCTGGGCTTGGAAAAGTTAAACGACCAGACCTGTTGATTTTTCCAAAAGCAGAAGCACCGTTGATTAATTCGGTTGTTACTGATCTTGGAGGAGTCAAAGAACTCCCATTTATTCCTGAAACCAATGAGAGGATAAAAACAATTCTCTCCAAAGCACTGATTGCCATTGAGTGTGAAAACAGTCTGTGGCGGGCAAACAAGATGCCCAATTACAATACTCCCTTGACCCCTCAACGTCGTTTGGCTGGTAAACCAGGATTAAAGAAAGCGGCTGTTTTACCAACTGTAATTGTCAAGGGTGAAGATCTTCATCCTTTGCGAAGTTGGCAGGACCAAACAGGGGTGAATATCCATATCTGGCATATTTTCTATGATTTGGCGTTTGGGATAAGTTTGAATAGAGTGAATGAACTAATTGCTGATGGGTTGATTGAGCCCACAACCCAGGTTTTTCAAGCACCAGGCGGGGCAACGACGAAGAAGACAATCTACAAAATCTACCATCACTATGCTTACCTTCTTGGTCAGGCAGAACAAGAGCCTGAACTAAAACCAATGCACATTGAAGATTCAAATGGACATATTTTGCCGTTTGTGAAATTTGAGGGAGGTAGTTTGGTATTAAGTCAGGAATGCTTGCAGGTCCTGGGCGGTATAAGAGAGGAAAAAGCAAATGGGTAA
- a CDS encoding oligosaccharide flippase family protein, with translation MIFGVGGIVNRALGFLLLPLYLTEIRTREYGVLNLMMIVLQMVNLVLALGLGNALMRSYYDFEESERPLITATAFFFLLILCLVVLTPMFFLAPQWAALVLQDRSGRFVPHFQLLFVIAFFQILKLIPDAVLRIKMESIRYTSTVTVAFLLQLLTIIYFVKIEQIGIYGILIGTLVGSVGETLGLFYWMRYDLKWGFHWAELKRMLGFGSPLIFGRLSAMSLQSIDRFLLQIFATTPNAGQREIGLYGMANNVSGAITMLVTTPFGAVWPSMQVSVMKDPDAPEYYARILTYVLYIASVLALGAACVTGDIFRYFGSYVESASVVPMLAMAAVLDAASQVLSVGINIKRKTFVNPMIYISAALVNILLNLYFIPHHGMRGAAFTTVVGFVVLCFLRGYVSHAYLPVPYEWKRLIHLFLISIGLYWASTFIVTGRTVVDFMLHTLVALSLPLCLWLTGFHDEKEERKLREYWARFRHQPEAVDSERSSEPKASSE, from the coding sequence TTGATTTTTGGCGTCGGAGGCATCGTCAACCGGGCATTGGGCTTTTTGTTGTTGCCGCTCTATTTGACTGAAATTCGCACCCGCGAATATGGCGTGTTGAATTTAATGATGATTGTCCTGCAGATGGTGAATCTGGTGCTGGCGCTTGGGTTGGGGAATGCATTGATGCGTTCCTACTACGATTTTGAAGAAAGTGAGCGCCCACTGATCACAGCCACTGCGTTCTTTTTTCTGCTCATTCTGTGTCTGGTGGTGCTGACACCCATGTTTTTCCTGGCACCGCAGTGGGCGGCACTGGTGCTGCAAGATCGGTCAGGACGCTTTGTCCCGCATTTTCAACTGTTGTTTGTGATTGCGTTCTTCCAGATTTTGAAGCTGATTCCAGACGCGGTGCTTCGGATCAAAATGGAATCAATCCGCTATACCTCAACCGTCACGGTCGCATTTTTGCTCCAGCTTTTGACGATTATTTACTTTGTCAAAATTGAACAGATCGGCATTTACGGCATCTTGATTGGAACGCTGGTCGGCTCAGTCGGGGAAACCCTGGGGCTGTTTTACTGGATGCGATATGACTTGAAATGGGGCTTTCACTGGGCAGAACTCAAACGAATGCTTGGCTTTGGCAGTCCGTTGATTTTCGGGCGGTTATCGGCAATGAGTCTGCAGTCAATTGACCGATTTTTGCTCCAGATCTTTGCCACGACGCCCAATGCCGGCCAGCGTGAAATCGGTCTGTACGGAATGGCAAACAATGTTTCTGGTGCCATCACAATGCTGGTCACGACGCCATTTGGGGCAGTGTGGCCTTCAATGCAGGTTTCGGTGATGAAAGATCCGGATGCGCCGGAGTACTACGCCCGGATTTTGACTTATGTGCTCTACATTGCGAGCGTTCTGGCATTGGGCGCCGCCTGTGTGACTGGCGACATCTTCCGCTATTTTGGCTCTTATGTCGAATCAGCCTCAGTCGTTCCCATGCTGGCCATGGCTGCTGTGCTGGATGCTGCCAGTCAGGTGCTCAGCGTCGGCATTAATATCAAGCGTAAAACATTTGTGAATCCAATGATTTACATTTCAGCAGCGCTGGTCAATATTCTGCTGAATTTGTATTTTATTCCCCACCATGGAATGCGCGGCGCCGCGTTTACCACGGTGGTTGGCTTTGTCGTGCTGTGCTTTTTGCGCGGCTATGTCTCACACGCCTACTTGCCGGTGCCGTATGAATGGAAACGCCTGATTCACTTATTTCTGATCAGCATTGGCTTGTACTGGGCCAGTACCTTCATTGTGACTGGTCGAACCGTGGTTGATTTTATGTTACATACTTTGGTGGCGCTCAGTTTGCCGCTTTGCCTGTGGCTGACCGGCTTTCACGATGAAAAAGAAGAGCGAAAACTTCGTGAATATTGGGCTCGTTTCCGACACCAACCCGAAGCTGTGGATTCTGAGCGAAGTAGCGAACCAAAAGCGAGTAGCGAGTAG
- a CDS encoding N-6 DNA methylase gives MGKSHQKLPASGPEREALRQKGQFWTPTWVAEAMVSYVVGPESRSIFDPAVGAGAFFRAAQKIASERGQPITFLGTEIDPDALQLARQTGLSEADLAGVQIRDFVLDPPSMTVPSIVGNPPYIRHHRLSAEVKSELRQLAIEAIGTPLDGRAGFHVYFLIQALRHLSPGGRLAFIVPADICEGKFASTLWNWVTRQYCLEAVMTFASEASPFPGVDTNPLVFLICNQPPQDHFSWGMCLSAQTSDLKQWVESGFSRAGQNLKIERRQLTEALATGFSRPPQAKTEGPVLGDFARVMRGIATGANEYFFLTRKQAIEFGLPDEFLISAIGRTRDVLGDEVTDEHLQQLDLAGVPTWLFSPDGRDWEQFPSAVKAYLKRGEELGIDHRTLIATRRPWYKMETRVVPPFLFAYLGRRSVRFIRNSAGVLPLTGFLCVYPYCTEAEFLAKFWKILQHPETIAHLALVGKSYGSGAIKVEPRALEKLQLPTNVMKQCGLPISSQTQAVRKAQSQVLENTREAVQLSLFAVGDEEMATWR, from the coding sequence ATGGGTAAGTCTCATCAAAAGCTTCCAGCATCTGGCCCTGAGCGTGAAGCTCTCAGGCAAAAAGGGCAGTTCTGGACGCCTACCTGGGTTGCCGAGGCCATGGTCAGTTATGTTGTCGGCCCCGAGAGCCGATCCATATTTGATCCAGCGGTGGGGGCTGGTGCTTTTTTTCGAGCCGCACAAAAAATTGCTTCTGAACGTGGTCAACCCATTACTTTTTTAGGAACCGAAATTGATCCAGATGCTTTGCAGCTTGCCAGGCAAACAGGTCTTTCTGAAGCTGACCTGGCCGGAGTTCAAATCAGGGATTTTGTTTTGGATCCTCCATCAATGACTGTGCCTTCAATCGTCGGGAATCCACCTTATATCCGACATCATCGGTTATCTGCTGAGGTGAAGTCAGAGTTGCGTCAACTGGCAATTGAGGCAATCGGAACTCCACTCGATGGCCGGGCCGGGTTCCATGTCTACTTTCTTATTCAAGCCCTCCGGCATTTGTCACCAGGTGGGAGACTCGCCTTTATTGTCCCGGCTGATATTTGTGAAGGAAAGTTTGCTTCAACGTTGTGGAACTGGGTGACTCGCCAATATTGCCTGGAGGCGGTGATGACCTTTGCCTCAGAAGCATCACCTTTTCCTGGGGTCGATACCAATCCGCTGGTCTTTTTAATTTGCAACCAACCACCTCAAGATCATTTTTCCTGGGGGATGTGTTTATCAGCTCAAACCAGTGATTTGAAACAATGGGTTGAATCCGGTTTTTCACGTGCTGGTCAGAATTTAAAGATTGAGCGCCGACAATTGACGGAAGCTTTGGCCACTGGATTTTCAAGGCCACCGCAAGCTAAAACGGAAGGTCCAGTTCTGGGTGATTTTGCTCGGGTTATGCGCGGAATTGCGACTGGGGCCAATGAATATTTCTTTCTGACCCGAAAACAGGCTATTGAATTTGGGCTGCCTGACGAATTTCTTATTTCAGCCATTGGACGTACCCGTGATGTCCTGGGGGACGAAGTCACGGATGAACATTTGCAACAGCTTGACCTGGCTGGTGTTCCGACGTGGTTATTTTCTCCTGATGGTCGTGACTGGGAACAGTTTCCGTCTGCCGTCAAAGCCTATTTGAAGCGTGGTGAAGAATTAGGAATTGATCATCGAACACTGATTGCCACTCGTCGCCCGTGGTACAAAATGGAAACCCGGGTTGTTCCTCCATTTTTGTTTGCTTATTTGGGGAGGCGAAGTGTGAGGTTTATCCGAAATTCAGCCGGAGTTCTGCCATTAACTGGATTTTTGTGTGTCTACCCATATTGCACCGAGGCTGAGTTTTTGGCGAAATTCTGGAAAATCCTCCAACATCCTGAAACGATTGCTCATTTGGCTCTGGTAGGGAAATCATATGGATCCGGCGCGATCAAAGTTGAACCACGTGCTTTGGAAAAGCTTCAACTCCCAACCAATGTCATGAAGCAATGTGGATTGCCGATTTCGAGTCAGACACAAGCAGTACGCAAAGCTCAATCTCAAGTACTGGAAAACACCAGAGAAGCAGTTCAGTTGTCGTTATTTGCAGTCGGGGATGAGGAAATGGCAACGTGGAGATGA
- a CDS encoding insulinase family protein, with amino-acid sequence MFHKLLVSLSLSLLLVSVSFGQSGRGRPQPPQPKPPASTKPTATSPTGTAPSADGKIAPGGQLSDISQVGLTNRYVFRNGLTVILSEDHSTPIVSLLAFVKTGTADEPEATRGVARVTGEALLRGTTAHPGDGWRQQADLAGARFQADVDLVSTRIGASGPVESAATMVQLLAETLIRPGFTEASIAQAIQTVQRQLAIQAEDAARLSAGRWLSTAYPQHPLGRAEVTPEQLSALKPDVVAQFHTAHFTPKNTVICLTGDMIAPVVLRTFQQSFGAWASTAVSPKLPEPGQTALHYQEERGATTASWVHIGYPVVLNAEESAAFEVLCAVLGRGRGARLVQSLRDQRGIVSDIQVDYVTNRNLAHFLIGLRVKPESIDRAEALTFEIIERLRRERISEADLQRAKSLLEKDFLTQIESSQNQARTLAKVEATVGFKAWTTSQSRINQVTAEQIRAVAAKYLMLPKATVHEFQSPTAPLRTFTPEKYAETVNILVPASAQTEIPSEAITDAKAVPMIKQGTSRQKQQEVGKFIVMAQAEPVKDYSTLRGPRAFVRVDPNRQLLVMGLFFQGGRTLEDETTSGMTELMLRSMLQGTAKQPGDTLASELEQLGGEIRIVNDPDYFGLELEILSRNGEEGLRRLVDVIENPTFDKEAVKRERERLLADQQALANAGGETALDLARSSLFGQHTYGFPRLGTNVVAKMTEIDVQRWLERTVKRQYPLAVIVGDTEGSVLVSRVLVDGFNRDETDRSIKVRVTEPNSKPVEQGGTSLRPVSHLNLVWLAPEGQKSMAAEWRVVAEVIASQLTRQAEASKLGSAIFDSRYLPHLQYGELMLTAGSTVAEASKLQSMVETFIKGMATFEISEPEWQGACRRAATREAQGIETFSGRARAYVTAAFMALPVAIVERNIENALRAGSEDGKNVFSTLGQSLPGRGVIRGTALPATPAAAPQKETPTSGK; translated from the coding sequence ATGTTTCACAAATTGCTTGTTTCACTGTCATTGTCGTTGCTGCTGGTATCAGTTTCATTTGGTCAGAGCGGGCGTGGCCGACCTCAACCACCACAACCGAAGCCACCGGCCTCGACGAAGCCGACAGCCACATCTCCCACTGGAACAGCACCTTCCGCAGATGGAAAAATTGCACCAGGTGGGCAGCTTTCTGACATTTCCCAGGTTGGGTTGACCAATCGGTATGTGTTTCGCAATGGATTGACGGTGATTTTGAGCGAAGACCACAGCACGCCGATTGTCAGCTTGCTGGCTTTTGTGAAGACCGGAACGGCTGATGAGCCGGAGGCTACTCGCGGCGTGGCCCGCGTGACAGGTGAAGCCTTGCTGCGTGGTACGACCGCGCATCCAGGCGATGGCTGGCGACAACAGGCGGATTTGGCTGGAGCGCGATTTCAGGCTGACGTTGATCTGGTCAGTACCCGGATTGGCGCCAGCGGGCCAGTCGAGAGCGCAGCGACGATGGTGCAGTTACTGGCTGAAACCCTGATTCGTCCAGGGTTTACCGAAGCTTCTATCGCTCAAGCAATTCAAACGGTTCAGCGACAACTGGCCATTCAGGCCGAAGATGCCGCCCGTCTGAGTGCGGGTCGCTGGTTAAGCACGGCATACCCTCAGCATCCACTGGGTCGGGCCGAAGTGACTCCGGAGCAACTTTCCGCCCTCAAGCCCGACGTGGTGGCGCAATTTCACACAGCGCACTTTACTCCCAAAAACACAGTGATTTGCCTGACGGGAGATATGATTGCTCCGGTGGTGCTCCGGACGTTCCAGCAAAGCTTCGGCGCCTGGGCGAGTACGGCGGTAAGTCCAAAATTGCCGGAACCAGGTCAAACGGCGCTCCACTATCAAGAAGAACGTGGGGCAACCACGGCCTCCTGGGTCCATATCGGCTATCCGGTCGTGTTAAATGCTGAAGAATCAGCGGCTTTTGAAGTGCTGTGTGCCGTCCTTGGACGTGGGCGCGGGGCACGCCTGGTGCAAAGCCTGCGCGATCAGCGGGGAATTGTGTCCGACATCCAGGTGGACTATGTGACCAATCGCAATCTGGCTCATTTTCTGATTGGGTTGCGAGTCAAACCGGAATCAATTGATCGGGCCGAAGCCCTGACGTTTGAAATCATTGAGCGGCTCCGGCGTGAGCGAATTTCAGAAGCTGATCTACAACGGGCTAAATCTTTGCTGGAAAAGGATTTTCTGACGCAAATCGAATCAAGCCAAAATCAGGCCCGGACGCTGGCAAAGGTTGAAGCCACGGTTGGGTTTAAAGCCTGGACAACATCGCAATCGCGCATCAATCAGGTGACAGCGGAGCAAATTCGAGCTGTTGCCGCTAAATATTTAATGTTGCCGAAAGCAACCGTGCATGAATTCCAGTCGCCAACGGCGCCGCTCCGAACATTCACGCCGGAAAAATATGCCGAGACCGTCAACATTCTAGTTCCAGCTTCAGCTCAAACGGAAATTCCATCCGAAGCCATTACCGATGCCAAAGCCGTTCCGATGATCAAACAGGGAACGTCCCGTCAGAAACAACAGGAGGTTGGAAAATTCATTGTGATGGCTCAGGCAGAACCGGTGAAGGACTATTCGACGCTTCGTGGGCCACGCGCTTTTGTGCGGGTTGACCCCAATCGGCAATTACTGGTGATGGGGCTGTTTTTTCAAGGTGGGCGCACACTGGAAGATGAAACCACGAGTGGCATGACCGAATTGATGTTGCGGTCAATGTTACAAGGGACGGCCAAACAGCCAGGTGATACCCTGGCGTCGGAACTGGAGCAACTCGGCGGGGAAATCCGAATTGTCAACGACCCTGATTATTTTGGATTGGAACTGGAAATCCTGTCGCGAAATGGTGAAGAAGGGCTCCGGCGGCTGGTGGATGTAATTGAAAATCCGACCTTCGATAAAGAAGCCGTCAAGCGCGAACGCGAACGCCTCCTGGCTGATCAACAGGCGCTGGCCAATGCGGGAGGCGAAACAGCTTTGGATCTGGCCCGATCAAGTCTGTTTGGCCAGCATACCTATGGATTTCCTCGATTGGGTACCAACGTTGTGGCGAAAATGACTGAAATTGATGTCCAGCGATGGTTGGAGCGCACCGTCAAACGACAGTACCCGCTGGCGGTTATCGTCGGAGATACCGAAGGTTCGGTATTGGTGTCACGTGTGCTGGTGGATGGGTTCAATCGGGATGAAACTGACCGCTCGATCAAAGTTCGAGTCACCGAGCCAAATTCAAAACCAGTTGAGCAAGGTGGAACCAGCCTGCGTCCGGTCAGTCATCTGAATCTGGTCTGGCTGGCCCCCGAAGGTCAAAAATCAATGGCCGCCGAATGGCGGGTCGTCGCCGAAGTGATTGCCTCACAGTTAACCCGCCAGGCTGAAGCTTCCAAACTGGGCAGCGCTATTTTTGACAGCCGGTATCTGCCACATCTGCAGTATGGCGAATTGATGCTGACTGCTGGAAGCACGGTTGCTGAAGCATCCAAACTCCAGTCAATGGTGGAGACCTTTATCAAGGGAATGGCCACTTTTGAAATTTCCGAGCCTGAGTGGCAAGGCGCCTGCCGCCGGGCTGCGACCCGCGAAGCTCAAGGGATTGAAACATTTTCAGGTCGCGCCCGAGCCTATGTGACGGCTGCATTTATGGCGTTGCCGGTTGCCATTGTGGAGCGCAATATTGAAAATGCCCTCCGAGCTGGGAGCGAAGATGGCAAAAACGTCTTTTCAACGTTGGGACAAAGCCTGCCTGGACGCGGGGTCATCCGGGGCACAGCCCTTCCCGCAACACCTGCCGCCGCTCCACAAAAAGAAACACCCACTTCTGGAAAGTGA